The sequence TAATTGGAGAATTAAATTCTTTAACTTCAAAAGGTTAATGTGAGAACAAAGGATCTAGGCCACAATTATACTATTTTAATAGCCAACAAACTACTGAACTTGGTCTATTGTTGAAACAAAATGAAGTTAAATGACTGCTTCTGTTATGGATATTATTTTCCTTTCAATAGTTCAATAGACTGTGGAAACTAAGGCCTTATTCATATGCACTTATGGCCGTTTTCTTCACCGTCGACCAAATTCCGCAGttgtaaacatagcctacaaagGCTACATAGGCTATTCATTTCACAACCAGAAGGCTACCGTTCAAAAACGGTGAAATACGATGATGGTTGGAGCCTAAAAAAATTGTCATAGGCTCCAAATGAATTATTttcgataaaaaaaaaatcgccaTGCTGCCTGCTAACTATAAATACATTTCGTGATAGTCATAGCCTACCCTTACGTATTATGAGATTAGACATTGCTGATTTCAAAGCTGATTTCAAAATAATCACGGCGTTAAACATAGACAGATCGTGATGCGACGAATCCTCTCTTCCCACAATGCCGTGCAGGCGAGTCTATTTGAGCTGTCTGTGGTCCTGAAACTGCGCGTGCCGGCGGCTCGAGAGCAAACTCAACACAATCGCGTGATCCATCCTCAGTCCTCCAGCATCCTTCTCAGAGAGCCATCACACCGAGGCTAAGAGGACAATAGAGGAGCAGGTAACGTTTTAATTGAGTTTTTAAACCTATATATGAATATTTTCTAGGCTCTTATGTCGTGCAATTGGTTGTGTGTTTAAAATGATTTGGTGTTTCGATGTCTCACTGTCGGTAATTTTCTCCATCACCACTGGGTCCCAACCTCTATGTAGGCTACAGCCCGCTTCTAGTGCTACCAGAGACAACAGTCGTGGGCCTACTAAACAGACCAGCATGGCATTTCGCGGAACCTTCTACTGAACGATATGGAGGCCAAACAACATTCGATTAAAAGCTTGAAGAGCTATCCTGAGGCGGGCGGCCGAAGTCTAGCGGCGGCTGCAGGTGGAGACGGAGGAGGAGGCTATCGTGTCGTTACAgcggagatggagatggagaccaAAATACAGAAAGCCATTGACTTCAAATTAGAGGGCCATCGATGTTACAAAGAGAAGAAATTTCGGGAAGCTATCGGAAAGTATCACAGGGCTTTGCTGCAGTTGAAAGGAGTTCATGTTGTCGATGGGACCACGGGTTCCGAGGTCAGTCTGCTGAACCAAGCCGCAGCCAAGCTAACAGAGGAACAGCGGAAAGCTGTGGAAAGCACGGAGATCGAATGCTATGATAGTCTGACAGGTGAGTTTTTCGGTGCCTTTTCTAAGCTCAATTTTGGCGTCACGGAGACAAAATCTCCCCAAGCGTCACTGATAAGCTACAGATGAACGAGGGCACTTTACTTTAGGCGGGGATGGTAAgggatgtaggcctatctggTGATTGTATAGGCTCTATCAAAATATAGTCCTCATCCGACCTTAGGCCTGGGCTTCAAAAACATTAACAGTGACAGACATAAATCCGAATATTACCTCATTATCAGTGCCCTTAAAATGTCCAtcttaaatgtagcctataactgCACAACCATAGGCATATGCATTCCTTCCTTGGGGTATATGTTGAGATATtgaccccctcccctctcacaAAAAAGCCCTATAGCGTGCATATGTCAACACATCACTAGGCTACCTAGCCATTAGGCCTAAGTTTAGCTATAGGATAGTGATGCTGTAAATATTGtgtatacatacatgcatattcAAACCCAGTAAGCTTAATAGTTATCCTTCATGTACTATTATACAGCTGTCAATATGTACCTAATGCTCTGTTCAAAGAATGAATCTTGCGCTACTGTTACAATCTAGACACtacacaatgctacatactGTAAATGTTATATTTTGGACCCCAATCCCTCAGGTTTGAATTTAGGAGAGCATCCCAATCTTTCCTCAGTCAGGTTTCAGCTGTGTCTGTTGTTGATATGCTTCATTGGTGTTCTTCAAGGAGATATTGCTACATTACACTATTGCACATCCTACTGCAAAGACTCCCTTCCAATCTCATCATCTACACCTGATTTCTGCTCCCTATTGTGTGAAAAGATGCTTTTAACATGCAGTACAGAGTAATTTGGTCAGGTTGCACTTTGTAAATGTGCCATCACATATCCAAGCGACTAGTATACCGTCTTCGTGTTTGTTATCATAACAGCATTAAACCTGATAATGTAAGGTAAAGAGCAGAATTTGTGTGTGCCAGTGGATGTGTCAATTTGTTTTTTAATCTTaggaaaaaaagaggagaaagacTACAGTACAGACAAAGAGAAGTCAGTATTCAGCGAGAGAGAACAGGTTGCGAATTAAAATGAATCCAGCCACTTATAATGATGATgaaactgtctctctctgctatACCAGAGAGCTGAATAGTCTATGATTTCATCTGTAGTAGGAATAAATTCCCTGAAGTGATCCATTTAAAGGGTCAATGAGGGTTATGCTTTTATGCTGGCTATAGTTGTGAGTATCAGATATTACCGGTAATCGCTACAAGCATCGAAGACTAATGAGTTTACGGATCACTGATCTGAAACCAATGCAACACCAGTgcattaggctactgtttgttCCCCCTCCTACACCCTACACACAGCTTGTAATGTGCGTGGTGGGAGTGGTGGTGTTCCCTCTGTTAAGCAAGGAAATCACATTTGAGTTGTGGGATTCGGTGGGTCAGAGTTAACCATAATTGTACTTTATCTATCTGTCAGAATCTCTTAAATGCGCTCAATTTGGCCGAGGGTTTCAGACAAAATGGCATTTACCCTACCCCCCTTATAACAGAAACTGCTCAGTTCCGAAAGTGTGAGTCAATGTTAGCTAAGATAAGTAGATAGACAAATGTTAGCTAAGCTTACAGTCTAAAAATGTAAAGGTGCCATGTCATGCATTGTTGTGGATGTAGCTTGTAATATAGGAAGATCCATTAGCTGTGTGACAAGAACTATTACATCCttgtattactgtaatactaaAAAATTCATGAATCACATCTGTCTGCATGTCTGAAAAGCTATTTATTTCAGCCTTTGTCTTTACATCTGACTTGCGTCTCCTTTTGGGTTGATGGAATTCTGCTCTGGTCTGGCACTTGATTTTGGTCGGGGTAGGGAGGGCACCATTCCTGTTCTTAATCACTAACGTGTGTTAAGGTTGTGGGTCAGATTTTGTTTTCTTACATGGTTATTGCCCAACTATCTCTCAGGTGCGTTTTCAGTAGGACTGCAATCTAGATAGAGGAGAAATTGTAGACCACATTTCATAGTGGATAACAAACAGGGTGGCATGCACTATAGTGTATTCGTAAGTCATGCTTTAATTGGATAATCGCATATGTATAATCTGACCATACCAgtgcctaggctacttgttaaGGATGTGATGGCTTATCTCTCCCTCAGCAGGTTTTTCTTAACTGTCCCAATTGCCTTGCACTACTGTGATTTCATCATTCGTGACATGAGCTATGGGCTGATCTTATCATAGCATAATTTGGACAGACGCTCCTTTGCTACGCCCTTAGCCCAACTGAAATCCAACAGAATAGATTCAGACCACCATGAACCCAGTGGATGTGTGCTGGCGGCGCCAGGCTATATCAGATTGGTCCTCATGGTGGGGAAAATGCCAGTGCCAGGTCCACAGATGGCAAGGCTAAACTATGGGAGTTGCGCTTGGTAGTTTCCACGGTATGATGCTGCAGTATAGATCAGTGTTGTTTTCCCCATGATGAACACAAGTACAGTATTTGTGCCATTTTTAATGGCTGTGTCCTGTGTGAAAAATGGCGATTAGAGTTTTCCTGTTTGTCTAGGtaatactaggcctacttctttgCTGTTAAACCATACCAGTCTCGTAAACAACAagtgataggcctacagtaagcataccacttttcttttttctattcTGTTGTGGCCTATGTGACAACTCAAAGTTACATGTCACTAAATATTTCTAAACAGGAGAACACAGAGGGATTGTTACAGCAATGAGGTTTTATGTGTGATGACATGAACTGGACTGACAGTGAGGTTTCTAGCTGGATGTACAAAGCAACATGCATAGGGCCTCTGTTTTGTGATGCTGAGTCATATAGTCTGAAAGATGCAGAATAGTGTATATAAAATGTATGATTTGAGTCTTTTTTGCTTCAGTATATATGTataaatgaaattattttaaatTCTGTAAATAGCTAATGTGTAATGTATTCTACAAACTGAAGATTGTTTTGATGGTTCTGCTGCTGtagtgttgctgctgctgctgctgtcgctGCTACTGCTGAGTTGCTGAGGTCCAGATTAGACTGGCGTGGTGGTGCTTGCGTCAGTGCTGTCTGTCAGAGCTATCTGTGTGCTGGAGGCGCAGGTCCTCCAGGTGTCTCTGTCCATGAGGCAGTCTAGGTCATTCAGGGACAGTCACCCGCCTCACTCCACCGCGCTGCAGCCCCTTGCACTAAATGACTGTAGAACTGATGAGTCTTCTTTTGTGTGCAGATAACGTGTTGTTACGTGGTACATTTTTGTGCACAGTGTCCTTAAATCACATATACGTGTACACTACTGTGTCCTCTCTGCAGTATCTCGGTAATATCTATGAACAAATGCTATATACCCCCTTTTCACATGAATGCTGTGCCTTGGGATGGTTGCATTTTGAAATACCTCCCTTGCAGGGTCATGTTACAGTGAAACCACTTGCATTAAGTGCCCTCCTCTGGGCAGTagtcttcctcctcatccctaTATTTGAAGGGATGGAAAATGAGAACACTTTTctagacaaaacacaacaacaacaacaacaacaacaacaacagcaacaacagctcTGAGAAACTGATGCAGACCCCACCACCACTGTAAAATGTCTCCGGTCATGACATAAGTGTTTGGCGGCTATCATGAAGAAGATTAGTGGTATTACTCAGCTCGGTACACGCAACTCAGAAAACATGGTTGGGGAGATCTGTATGCAGAACAGAAAACTGTGCACAGACCAGAGGGCATTTCAAGAAGGTAGCAAACGAAATATGCACAACCTCATTTAAACTGCAGTTCATTAATTGTGGCTCAGTCATGTCAGGAGGACTAGTGAAGGATGAAATTATACATGCTAACTCTGCTACATGCTAACCCTCAAGGACTGGCCAATGGGGGAGGGGTGTGGGGTTCATTTCCACTTTTTAAAGCATGCCAGTGTATATCAGTATGTTTCCCAGGCTGTCCTGGTAACAAAATACACCCTTTTCACGACAACACGTTTGTGAAAGTAGAAAGAGTTTTTAGACTACATCAGAAGAGAAGGGAGGCCAAGCTAATGTGAAATTGGAAAGATGTCGGCCGGAGCACTCTGGTGAAATGCAGTGTCAGCCTTCTGTAGTATGTTGATGTCATTTAGTAAACAGAGAATGCCCACATCACAGAGATATGAGCATTAGTTCTGACTTACGAGAAGTCCACTTCCTAGGACTGAATGATGATATTAGGGCAGTTCCTTGTGCATCTTTGTCATTAACTTATTTTGAGAAGCATATTTAATAAAGGAACTACAGAGGTTCCTGGTTTcataataatttgtttacagacCCAGGGGTGGATGCAATATCTACTCTGGTAAACACGCTTAAGCAAGAAATGTTTGCACAGGCTTGCTTATTATTGATTTCTTATTTGCTGCCCAAAAACACAATTACTTCAAAACATTGTAACCATAGAGAACCCAGAGATTACGGGTATACGAGAATTGCTACACCAGACAATGTAAGTAAGTTGTATGGTGTATGTACAATGTATGGTGGGTGCCATAATGAGGATATATGGTAGATATGTGAGGGTATGTATAGATTTGTCAGCACTGTTCATAAA is a genomic window of Alosa sapidissima isolate fAloSap1 chromosome 15, fAloSap1.pri, whole genome shotgun sequence containing:
- the ttc9b gene encoding tetratricopeptide repeat protein 9B, translating into MEAKQHSIKSLKSYPEAGGRSLAAAAGGDGGGGYRVVTAEMEMETKIQKAIDFKLEGHRCYKEKKFREAIGKYHRALLQLKGVHVVDGTTGSEVSLLNQAAAKLTEEQRKAVESTEIECYDSLTACLLQSELVNYERVKEYCLKVLGHQQDHFKAMYRAGIAFYHLGDYECALRYLRDAKCREPTDTNVLRYIQLTEMKMSKSGQRERESGKDVLG